TGGCGAGGTCACCAGGAGACTGAGTGGGAAACAACTCCGGTTTGGTCTCCATCGCACTCGCAAGGTTGTGTAGCAGCGCAACCCTCCCGGACACACCTTCCAGTGGGTTGCTACTGTGCACCTGGAAGGCCGATCGGAATCGATCTTCGCTCAAACTGCCCAGCCCCTGAAGATTGCAGGAGTACGGAATACCTCCGCCGAATACTCCATTGAGAAAGCTGTCGAGTGACGCCAACCCCAGGCCCTCGGAGCGCCCTATGGATTCGCCCTCCGCGGTACGATAACGCCAGCGACTACCGGCCCCTGCATCGAGAAAGACAGAAGGCACCATCAGGTCAAAGCCCATCCGCGCACGCTGTGCCGGGGCCAGCGCATTCATCAGCTCTCGCAGTCTCAACAGGGCTCGCTGTTCGCCCACCTCAAAATGCCGCCACCGGCTATGATAGGGCACGGCAAAATCGGGGTAGCGCTCCCTGATCGTATCGATAACATACAGCACCGTCGCATCAAAGCGATCATAGTTCACCCTAAAACAGGTTTGACCATTCAGTGAACGCTCCAGAATACGGGCGCACTGAGTGCGAATGGCAGATGTGCTGAACAACCAGCCTACCGCCGAATACTCTCCCGCTGTCAGCTGTCCGTAGCGAATCATTTTACCTCCAGCGCTCGGCCCTTGACATCCGCCAGTGCCGAGCTCGATTTCACTTCACCTTCGGTAAAATACCCCGCCGCTTTCTTTGCTTCGATTTCTACCCTGGCGTCATCAGGTATATATTCTTCGGGGATACTGACCCGGTTCACCACCTCGATACCACTGGCAACAATCGCATCGTATTTCATGTTACTCATCGAATGCAGATTGTGAATTTTTTTGATTCCAAAATAGTGCAATACGTCAGGCATCAATTCCTGAAACCGCGCATCCTGCACACCAGCGACACATTCGGTACGGGCAAAATAAGTCGCTGCGCTATCGCCGCCCCGCTGCCGTTTGCGAGCGTTATACACCAGAAACTTGGTGACCTCCCCCAGCGCCCGCCCCTCCTTGCGGTAGTACACAACAAGCCCAACCCCACCCTTCTGCGCCGTCCTCACCGCCTGTTCAATACCGTAGGTCAGGTACGGACGACAGGTACAGATGTCTGAGCCAAACACGTCAGAACCATTGCACTCATCGTGGACCCTGCAGGTGAGTTCTACGTCACTGTTGGCGAGGTCACCAATAGAGCCAAAAATATAGGCAGTACTACTGCCAATGGGGGGGAGCAGGACTTTCAAGTCAGAACGCGTTACCAGTTCAGGAAACATACCACCGGTCTCGCGAAACAGGATTTTCCGAAGTTCAGCTTCACTGACACCAAACCGTTCAGCCAGCCCCGGCAAATACCACACAGGATCTATGGCTACCTTGGTAACCTTTACCTCCCCCTTTGACGTCACAAATTTTTCATCTACCGGAAGACGCCCCGAGGCAATGGCCTCCTGGATTTCCGGCATTTTCAACCTGGCCTGGGTAATGGCGATACTCGGCTGGATATTGTATCCCTCGGCCAAAAAATCATTGAACGCGCCAGTAATATTGGCACCCCAGGGATCCAGAGAGATAATTTTTCCCTCCTCAAACCAGGAAGGCTGAAGTTGTACCTGCTCGGTGGGTTCCGTGTTCTCCAGATCTGGCCTGTGCCCCAATAACTGTCTACCAGAGGCTATAGACAATGCACGGTACACAGAATAGCTACCGCTGTGACAGCCAATACAATTGCGGCTTTTCGGATCGCTGACAGTACCGATGACCGGCCCACGCACCACTGGATCGCGGGCATACCAGTTGATCGCCGGCGTACTCCCCGGACTTGCCATAACGTGCGAAGTCAAACGTATATGATCTAAAACAGGTACCCCAGACTGCGGTATATCTTTATTATTCATCACCAATCCCTGGAAAATGTTTACTAAAACTCCTGATATCTTTACCGACGAATAACCAAACAATCAAATTCCGGGTCACAATACCCCCGTATCAGAGCTCGATTTCGTAATCAGGGTAATATCAGTCTACAACCATCAATAAAGGCAGATCATGGACATCGATCTTCTCAAACAAAAAGCTCGGGAACTTGCGCAAAATAGCTACGCTCCCTATAGCCAATTCCCTGTCGCTGCCGCCTTTTACGACCAAAACGGCAATATCTATGGCGGGGTCAATGTCGAAAACATGTCGTTCGGATTGACCATCTGCGCTGAGCGTAATGCTATATTTTCCGCCGCCACTACCGGCTGCCGAACCATCGATGCGATGGTGATCTATACCCCAACACCAGAGCCCACCATGCCCTGCGGCGCCTGCCGACAGGTAATATGGGAATTTTCGTCAGATGCAAAAATCATCGCAATCTGTGATAGCGAAAAAGAATCTGTGTTCTCGATTCGCGACCTACTCCCGGGTGCTTTTGTTCTCGAAACGAATACTCGCAACGACACCTGCTCCGACAATAACGCCAACAAGGAATAGCAGCCATGACAGCCGGTAAGCCCGCCAGTATCGATCTGAGTCGATTCTTTGATCCAGCGCAGCGCGATCAATTCTGCCGCCAGTTACTGGATTCCCTGTCAGAATTCGGCTTTGTCATTATCCGCAACCACGGTATCCCGATTTCCGAGTTTGAGCGCGCCTATCAGCTATGCACCGATTTTTTTGCGCTTCCACTCGAAAACAAGCGGAAATACGAATCCGGCAATGGCCAACGGGGTTATATCGGCCTTGGCAAGGAAACCGCCGCAGGCCAGTCCATCGGCGACCTCAAGGAATACTGGCACATAGGGCCAAACGCCGCCGTGGTACAACACCACGGTGAAAACTACCCGGAAAATACCTGGCCCGGGGAAATTCCGGAGTTCGAACCATTCTTTACCGGGCTCCATCAAAAGCTGGAAAGCGTGGCCGGGCATCTCGCCGAGGCCCTGGCACTGGCCGTTGGCCTTGAGCAGGACCACTTCAAAAACATGATCGCCGGAGGCAATTCGGTACAGCGATTAATCCATTACCCGGCACTTCGCGATGTGCACAGTCCTGGCGCCGTGCGAGCCGCTGCACATACTGATATCAATCTGATGACGCTGCTGATCGGCGCCACCGACAGCGGCCTGGAGTTGCTCGACAGGCATGGAAACTGGCTACCCGTGGAGCACCGCAGCGATGAAATCGTGGTTGATACCGGAGATATGATGGCGCGGCTCACCAACAATTACCTTCCCGCTACCACCCATCGTGTGGTCAATCCGAGAACCGCAGACCGACCGCGCTTTTCAATCCCCTACTTCGTCCATCCACGCAACAGCGTTTCTCTTGAGTGTCTGCCGCAATATCGAGATCTCGCCCCGTTACAACCCCCTATAACTGCAGGAGAATTTTTAACCCAGCGTTTGCGGGAAAACGGCTTTTAACAGAGCGACATCAGATGGACCACCCCGGTGCCAGCGCAATAAAAAAGCTGGCAATCGCCGCACTCATCAAGTTGGCAAGAAACGCAGCCAGCACCGCGCGCAGCCCCAACCTTGCCACGTCGTCACGCCGATTCGGCGCCATGGTTGCGAGCCCCCCCAACAGGATGGCGATGGATGAAAAATTGGCAAATCCGCACAAGGCAAAAGTGACCACTGCCTGAGTATGTAAGCTCAGCTGCTCTTTAACACCGGAGAACTCCACGTAGGCGAAAAACTCGTTCAGCACAAGCTTCTGGCCAATCAGAGACCCTGCTGTGGATGCCTCATCCCAGGGGACTCCGATCATAAATGCGATAGGCTGAAACAACTGCCCCAGGAGCCATTGTAGAGACAGCTCCGCAAACCCGAAGAGGCCCCCGAACCACCCCAAAACCCCGTTAAGCATCGCGATCAGTGAGATAAACGCGAGCAGCATGGCCCCTATATTGACCGCCAGGCGGAGACCATTCGTCGCACCATGTGCGGCCGCATCAAATATATTGCACCAGGATTCATGTAGCGGAGCCTCATCGTTCATACTGACCGTCAGAGCCACGGTCTCCGGAACGATCAATTTGGCCATAAGGAAGCCACCCGGGGCAGCCATAAAACTGGCGGCCAGAAGATATTTCAAGTCCACACCGAGACCGACGTAGCCTGCGAGCACCGATCCGGCAACACTGGCCATCCCCCCTACCATCACTGCGAAGAGCTCCGACTGAGTCATACTGCGGATGTAGGGCTGGATCACCACCGGTGCTTCTGTCTGGCTGACAAAAATATTGGCCGTGGCAGACATGGATTCGGCCCTGCTGGTCCCCAACAGTTTTTGCATGCCTCCACCGAGCACCCGAATGGTCCACCCCATGATGCCGAGGTAATACAACACTGCAATCAATGAGGAAAAGAATATGATGATCGGCAATACATTGAACGCGAAAATAAAGCCAATATTACCGCGCCCGATATCACCAAACAGAAACTCTATTCCGTTGGTGCCATAACTCAACACCTGGGAAATACCCGCGCTCATTGTATTCAGCACAGATTTACCAAATGGCACAAACAGCGCAAAGCCACCGATAAGAAACTGCAAAGCAAAGGCGATACCCACCGTACGAACGCTGATGGACGATCTCTGAGAAGATGCTAACAGCGCAAATCCAAGAAGCAACAACATACCAAGAAGGCTAATGAATATGGTCAATCTGATAGGCCTCTATATTGCTTTAGCTACGGTCTGCAACCAGGAATGTGGTCAAATAAAACAACGCCCCCAATGATGGCTGCTGCGGTAATGACACCGCAATCTCACGCATCATTGAGCCAATAAAATGAATATTCTTGGGGAAAATCAGTGCCGCCTGCGCACGAAAAAATACCGTCGCGCACAGTCGTCCTTTATTGTCAAAATAAAACTGGATCTCCCGCATGCATTTTGCATCGTCATCCGTGACATGGTCCGGCGATGGGTTGTTCGGGATTACGACAATCGCGCGTTTCGATTCTGGAAATTTGGTAAGGCAGTCGATCACGTTGGCGATCTTTTGCGGCATCTTGTCCCGATAGTCCCCCTGACCGCCACCCCTCAGCGTACTGAAATAGCGCTCTTGTTCGGGTTGCAGGACCTTGCCAAGATTCCAGGCACTGTAGGCTTCCAGTACCGCTCGAGGAAAAAGTTCTGTTTCTACCAGGAAGTCCGACATATCCAATAACTGGGCGTAGTTGTGCTCAGCGCCCTCGGCACTAACCGCACTCATCCGCTGCCAGGCATCGCGACAGGACATCGGCTTCACGAAGCTTCTCCAATAACCAGACTTTTCTCCACCAGGAACTCGTCAAGACAATGGATACCCTGCTCTTTCCCCAGTCCGCTTTGCTTTATTCCGCCGAATGGCAGGTTTCGGTGGAACAGCGCTGAACTATTCAACCCTATGGCGCCCGCTTCCAACCCGTCGGCGCAACGCATCAGACGCGCGCGATTTCGGGAAAAGGCATAGGCGGCCAGACCAGATTCCGTGTCATTGGCTTTGTGCATCACCTCCGCCTCGTCTTCAAAACGATAGATACAGGCCAGCGGGCCGAATATTTCTTCGCGACACGCACGCATACGGTCATCCATATCTATCATCACGCCGGGACGGAAATAGAAATCACCACGATCGCTGGGTTCACCACCGCACAATATCCGCGCACCTTTGGAAACGGCGTCTTCACATATCCCGGTGACACGTTCCAGTGCCGAACCCTGTATCAACGGGCCCAGGTCGCCATCACTGCCAAAGCGCAAACCTGCAACCATTTTTACCAGTGCCTCGGCAAATCTGTCGTGTAGCGCGGCATGAACGAAAATCCGGTTGGCGCCGACACAAATCTGACCGGTGTTGTAATACCGCGCATTGACAACACAACGCAGCGCAAGATCAAGGTCAGCGTCGTCAAATACAATAAACGGTGCATTGCCACCGAGCTCCAATGAAAGGCGTTTGACGCTATCTGCGCACTGTCGATAGAGCTTTTTCCCGGTGGCTGTTGAACCGGTGAAACTCAATTTGCGCACGCCTGTGTGGCCACAAAACGCACCGGCAATCCGTTCAGGTTCTGCGCTGGGCAACACATTCAACAGGCCACCGGGCAAGCCCGCGTCGGCACTGAGCTGCGCCAGTGCCAAAGCGGTCAGAGGCGTCAATTCCGATGGCTTGACCACACAAGCACAGCCCGCTGCCAGCGCCGCCCCCACCTTGACCAATACCGATGCAACAGGAAAATTCCATGGAGTAATACAGGCCACTACGCCTACCGCCTGTTTACTGGTCATCAAGCGCAATCCGTCGGGCCCAGCAAAGGCCTCGCCGGTAATACACGTGGCGCGCTGCCCATACCACCGCAACATATCCGCGCCGTGGCCCACTTCACTCAGGGCTTCACGCATAACCTTGCCGGATTCCCGGTGCAACATTGCCGCTAGTTGTGGTGCCGCCGCATCGATAGACTCCGCCCAGCGGGTCAATATCGCCGCACGCGTTGCCGGTTGCTCGGTGCACCAAAGGCGTTGAGCGGCGATGGCGGACTCAATCGCCACGAGTGCGTCCTGGTCATTTGCCGAGGCCACCTCGGCGATTGGCAGCCGGTCGATCGGGCTGCAGACAACAAAGCGATCATTTGCAGGCACGTCACGCCCACCGATCCACAAGTGCGAAGTAGCCAAGGTCATCGGCCGTACTCAGAAATAAAACGAATATTCGTTTTTGAGCACAGGCCATTCGTTCTGGAAGAACCGGCCCAGTCGCGCCACGCAATCCACCTGGGCTGACCCCCAACCATCGTGTACCGGCACATACCGCTCTTCCGCGTCCAGAAAATATTCCCTGTCCGCGCAAAAGTGCCAGGGCATATGGTCAAAGTTGCGCAGACCGATGGAGACTCTCCCCTTATCCAGGCGAGGCACGCTGTGGCGCCACCGAATGTTGTCAAAGATGATGGTGTCTCCAGCATTCAATACAGGAGAGACCCGGGTTTCACCCGCGCTCAGTTCGATGCCTTTTCCATCGTTCTCGTTCTGGACCACTAGCAACGAGACGTAACGGGGCAAGATACCTTCGAGCAATTGAAAATCCAGGGTCTTGTCACAGCGCCTGGTACGCAGGTATTCGCCGTCGAAATGCTCTGCCACCGGTTTGCTGCCGCTGGTGTAGCACTGATAATTCAACATGCAGCGTGAACCGGGGGAAACCCTTGAACCGGTAAATTCCGACAGCAGCCCGTTATGCGCCCTGAGCAATGCATTAATACTGGGGAAATCGGTGTGCGCTACGGTGGGAAAAGGACTGATGGATTCCGCAATCATCATTGCGTGGCTGACGCGGGACTCGCTGTGGTCTGAAGGATACACACTGTGATCCAAGAGGTTTTGTTCGGTATAGACCCGATCGATCAGTGACTCTACTTCATTTTTTATCGTATCCAGTTCTGCTCCGCTGAACTGATTACGCAATATCAGATATCCCCTGGACCCCATCATCTCTGCCACAGTACTCATATTCACGTCCTGATTCCGCAGGTGGGGCAACTTTCTCCCAGCTCGCGGGGCATATTCCTTATTGTCTTCAACGAGATCTATACAATAAACATACCTAAAATGGCGACAGGTCGGATGGTGTCGGCAGAAAAAGCGGTAATGATTGGGACGAATCAAACACTGCCGTTATCTGGAAGTGTCAAAGACAACCGCTTTGGGAAATGGCACCGTTTACTTTGCGCCCCGAAAATGGGCAATTTACGCCCCACGCCACACCAATTGGGTGCAACACAACACTACTGAGCATTCAGTTCAGATCCTTTAACCCCCATAGCCGGTCATTTCCAGATAGCCCTGCCCTATATGGCTACCGCGCACCGAAACCGGTCCCTCCCAGTAGCGCAATACACCCGGGTTCCAGTAATCCCCATCCCGGGACCGAACCTCCAATGCTAATTCCGCAGACGGTACCAGTAATTGCCACACCACCGGCACCGCGCCATAGCGGCTGTGCCGAAATTCCCTGGGCTGCAAACTGAATTCGTCTGGCCCCAGTGCTTGCGCGCGACCATCGGCAGCAACCAGAGTGGCCGCATAAAAATCTTTGCTACCGCGCACCCGGAACGCCATCAGATGTCGACCATCGTCGAGATGCAGGATCATCCAGTCCCACCCCTCCTGATCCGGCTGCAAGTATTGACTGCTCCACTCGCGGTCGAACCAGCCCTGCCCGCTCACGTCAAATCGCTGGCCATCAATCTCGATTGCACCGCCACTGACAACCAGCGGATAACTGAAATACATCGAGCCACCACTACCGGTGGACTTGGCACTGAAGCCGCGCTCACCGTGTAGCACGACCGGTAACTCCGGTTGTATTTGCAGGCGATAAGCAAAGTCATCGCCGTCTACCGCCAGTCGCCAGGTTTCAGTCGCCAAACTTTCGAGTTGCCAATGGTCAATCCAGGCGGTAAATGGCTGCGCAGTAACACCCGCCTGGCCAGAGCCGCCGCGAGCACTGCGG
This is a stretch of genomic DNA from Microbulbifer bruguierae. It encodes these proteins:
- a CDS encoding cytidine deaminase, with translation MDIDLLKQKARELAQNSYAPYSQFPVAAAFYDQNGNIYGGVNVENMSFGLTICAERNAIFSAATTGCRTIDAMVIYTPTPEPTMPCGACRQVIWEFSSDAKIIAICDSEKESVFSIRDLLPGAFVLETNTRNDTCSDNNANKE
- a CDS encoding aldehyde dehydrogenase family protein, translating into MTLATSHLWIGGRDVPANDRFVVCSPIDRLPIAEVASANDQDALVAIESAIAAQRLWCTEQPATRAAILTRWAESIDAAAPQLAAMLHRESGKVMREALSEVGHGADMLRWYGQRATCITGEAFAGPDGLRLMTSKQAVGVVACITPWNFPVASVLVKVGAALAAGCACVVKPSELTPLTALALAQLSADAGLPGGLLNVLPSAEPERIAGAFCGHTGVRKLSFTGSTATGKKLYRQCADSVKRLSLELGGNAPFIVFDDADLDLALRCVVNARYYNTGQICVGANRIFVHAALHDRFAEALVKMVAGLRFGSDGDLGPLIQGSALERVTGICEDAVSKGARILCGGEPSDRGDFYFRPGVMIDMDDRMRACREEIFGPLACIYRFEDEAEVMHKANDTESGLAAYAFSRNRARLMRCADGLEAGAIGLNSSALFHRNLPFGGIKQSGLGKEQGIHCLDEFLVEKSLVIGEAS
- a CDS encoding isopenicillin N synthase family dioxygenase — encoded protein: MTAGKPASIDLSRFFDPAQRDQFCRQLLDSLSEFGFVIIRNHGIPISEFERAYQLCTDFFALPLENKRKYESGNGQRGYIGLGKETAAGQSIGDLKEYWHIGPNAAVVQHHGENYPENTWPGEIPEFEPFFTGLHQKLESVAGHLAEALALAVGLEQDHFKNMIAGGNSVQRLIHYPALRDVHSPGAVRAAAHTDINLMTLLIGATDSGLELLDRHGNWLPVEHRSDEIVVDTGDMMARLTNNYLPATTHRVVNPRTADRPRFSIPYFVHPRNSVSLECLPQYRDLAPLQPPITAGEFLTQRLRENGF
- a CDS encoding DUF1688 family protein encodes the protein MIRYGQLTAGEYSAVGWLFSTSAIRTQCARILERSLNGQTCFRVNYDRFDATVLYVIDTIRERYPDFAVPYHSRWRHFEVGEQRALLRLRELMNALAPAQRARMGFDLMVPSVFLDAGAGSRWRYRTAEGESIGRSEGLGLASLDSFLNGVFGGGIPYSCNLQGLGSLSEDRFRSAFQVHSSNPLEGVSGRVALLHNLASAMETKPELFPTQSPGDLATLLLESFGESIPASAVLGCTLEAFGDIWPSRVQWESRNLGDTWYYAPFGEGVESLVPFHKLSQWLSYSLIECLELAGFEVTGINELTALAEYRNGGLLIDTGLLELRNPSLADAPLAVESELVIEWRALTICLLDAIAEKIVDQLGFRAEDFPLAKVLEGGTWAAGRRIACERRGDLSPPLSLISDGTVF
- a CDS encoding GTP cyclohydrolase II translates to MFGYSSVKISGVLVNIFQGLVMNNKDIPQSGVPVLDHIRLTSHVMASPGSTPAINWYARDPVVRGPVIGTVSDPKSRNCIGCHSGSYSVYRALSIASGRQLLGHRPDLENTEPTEQVQLQPSWFEEGKIISLDPWGANITGAFNDFLAEGYNIQPSIAITQARLKMPEIQEAIASGRLPVDEKFVTSKGEVKVTKVAIDPVWYLPGLAERFGVSEAELRKILFRETGGMFPELVTRSDLKVLLPPIGSSTAYIFGSIGDLANSDVELTCRVHDECNGSDVFGSDICTCRPYLTYGIEQAVRTAQKGGVGLVVYYRKEGRALGEVTKFLVYNARKRQRGGDSAATYFARTECVAGVQDARFQELMPDVLHYFGIKKIHNLHSMSNMKYDAIVASGIEVVNRVSIPEEYIPDDARVEIEAKKAAGYFTEGEVKSSSALADVKGRALEVK
- a CDS encoding NupC/NupG family nucleoside CNT transporter; its protein translation is MTIFISLLGMLLLLGFALLASSQRSSISVRTVGIAFALQFLIGGFALFVPFGKSVLNTMSAGISQVLSYGTNGIEFLFGDIGRGNIGFIFAFNVLPIIIFFSSLIAVLYYLGIMGWTIRVLGGGMQKLLGTSRAESMSATANIFVSQTEAPVVIQPYIRSMTQSELFAVMVGGMASVAGSVLAGYVGLGVDLKYLLAASFMAAPGGFLMAKLIVPETVALTVSMNDEAPLHESWCNIFDAAAHGATNGLRLAVNIGAMLLAFISLIAMLNGVLGWFGGLFGFAELSLQWLLGQLFQPIAFMIGVPWDEASTAGSLIGQKLVLNEFFAYVEFSGVKEQLSLHTQAVVTFALCGFANFSSIAILLGGLATMAPNRRDDVARLGLRAVLAAFLANLMSAAIASFFIALAPGWSI
- a CDS encoding lipocalin-like domain-containing protein; translated protein: MNKPCCWILADLVLAILILAGCAKDIGGGSTVDALRDAPAGFMQAAPRTGVHLPRDLGPHPQYRLEWWYLTANLRSTDGREFGVQWTLFRNGLRPGPYDEQEPGWRRNELWLAHAALSSPEDHRFASRSARGGSGQAGVTAQPFTAWIDHWQLESLATETWRLAVDGDDFAYRLQIQPELPVVLHGERGFSAKSTGSGGSMYFSYPLVVSGGAIEIDGQRFDVSGQGWFDREWSSQYLQPDQEGWDWMILHLDDGRHLMAFRVRGSKDFYAATLVAADGRAQALGPDEFSLQPREFRHSRYGAVPVVWQLLVPSAELALEVRSRDGDYWNPGVLRYWEGPVSVRGSHIGQGYLEMTGYGG